DNA sequence from the Gammaproteobacteria bacterium genome:
ATTGGTCCTAAGGGTCAGAGCTATCAAGAACTTGACGTTAATAATAAATGGGTGAATTTTTAGTGTTAACACCTATTATCGAATTGGATCAGGTGCACTTTAGTTGGGATAACAAGCAGCCAGTGCTTGATATTCCAAGCTTAAAAATATATTCAGGTGAGCGAATATTTCTGCACGGTCCTTCCGGCAGTGGTAAAAGTTCACTGCTGAATTTAATCGGCGGAATAAATATCCCAAATCAGGGCAGTGTATGCCTATTGGGGCAAAAGATTAATCAGCAGGGCAGTGCCTGGCGAGATCGTTTTAGATCGGATCATATCGGACTGATATTCCAACAGTTTAATTTACTCCCTTACCTTAGTGTTATCGAGAATGTGTTGTTGCCGTGTCGCTTCTCTACCCAGCGTCGCCAACGTGCAATAAGCCGTTATGGCACGTTAAACAGCGCCGCAACGCAGTTACTTGATCAGCTCGGCATGGCACAAAGTATGTGGAACCGACCGGTAACCACACTGAGTATCGGCCAGCAACAGCGGGTTGCTGCAGCCAGAGCATTAATTGGCAGCCCTGAACTACTGATTGCCGATGAACCAACGTCAGCACTCGATACGGACAGTCGAAATGCATTTCTACAGCTATTAATCAATGAATGCGATCATAGCGAAACTACGTTGATTTTTGTTAGCCATGACAACTCGCTGCAAGCGAATTTTAGTCGGGTAATTTCATTGGCTCAGTTAAACCAAGTTGAGGTGGTGTGATGAAAACCTTATTAATGTTAGCGCTGCAAAGCATGAGAAACCGGCGTTTAACCGCGATCATGACCATCTTAGCAATTGCCGTTAGCGTGACCCTGTTAGTCGGGGTTGAGAAGTTAAGAACGGGTGCTAAAGTCAGTTTCAGCAATACCATTTCAGGGACCGACTTAATTGTCGGAGCACGCTCTGGCTCGGTTCAAATGTTGCTATATTCGGTGTTCAGAATAGGCAATGCAACGAACAACATCAGTTGGCAGAGTTATCAAGACATCGCTGCTAATCCTAAAGTTGCCTGGACCATTCCTATTTCACTGGGCGACTCACACCGCGGATATCGAGTACTGGGCACCAATAGTGATTATTTTAAGCATTATAAATACGGTCGTCAGCGTCAGTTGAACTTTGACCAAGGTCGCCAGTTTGTTGGGCTGCATGATGTAGTGCTTGGCGCTGAAGTGGCGAAAAAACTCGGTTATCAATTGGATCAGCAGTTAGTGATTGGCCACGGTATTGGCAATACCAGTTTTAGCGAACACAAAGATCAGCCATTTAAGGTTGTTGGTATTCTTAAGCCGACTGGCACCCCACTTGATCGGACCTTACATGTTAGCTTAGCAGCGATTGAGGCTATTCATGTCGATTGGCAAGCGGGAGCGTATATTGCTGGCTCTGGCGGTAGTGTGCCGATTGAGGATCGGCAGTTACAGCCCAAGGCTATTACTGCAATGCTGGTGGGGCTAAAGTCAAAAATGGCCACATTTAAGCTGCAACGCAGCATTAATAACTACCGTGGTGAAGCATTACAAGCTATTTTACCTGGCGTTGCACTGCAAGAGTTGTGGGCAATGATCAGCATTGCAGAGCAGATGTTATTGGTGATCTCGAGCTTTGTCGTGGCAACCGGACTATTCGGAATGTTAACGGTATTACTAACCAGTTTGAATGAACGACGCCGTGAAATGGCGATTTTGCGCGCTGTTGGCGCTCGTCCATGGCATATATTTTTGTTACTGGTACTTGAAACTGGCGGGTTGACCTTGTGCGGAATTTTGCTATCGATGTTAATGCTGTACGGTGGTTTAGGTCTGAGTTTGCCCATGATAGAAAGTCAGTTTGGGCTCTTTTTAGAATTAGATTGGCCGAGCAGTTATGAATTGAAATTGCTCGCTGTTGTTTGGTTCTCTGGTACCTTGTGTGGCTTAATACCTGGTTATCGCGCTTATCGTAACAGTGTTAGCGATGGCATGACGGTACGGATTTAACGGCTAGTTTACACTGGATTTTATTAACAATATTACAGAGAAAAACATGAAAAAAATATTATATGTCGGGGCAATGTTATTGCTGGGTTATTTTAGCCCTGTCCACAGTGAAACGATCAATGGCCAGCAGGTTAACGAGCTTGACTGGGATAACCTGATGCCAGAATATTTGGCATTGCCGCAAGAGGGTGATGTAATGTTTGATGCCCAGCAATTTGCCGAATTGACTGAAGATCCAATGACTGATTTGGCCACGAACGCGCCACTAGCATCTGCGGCGGTAATGCCTGAATTAGACGGCCAAATAATTCGTATACCAGGGTTTGTGGTGCCATTGGTCGAAGATGGGTTAAAGATTACCGAGTTTTTCCTCGTGCCGTACTTTGGTGCTTGCATTCATGTGCCGCCACCACCGGCCAATCAAATGTTACACGTTACCTTTCCTGCCGGCATCGAAATTGACAGCATTTATGATGCGGTAACAATTGTCGGCAAGTTGACCATCGCAACGGTGACCAATGAAATGGGTACGGCCGGATATAAGCTGGAAGCTATCAGCATTG
Encoded proteins:
- a CDS encoding DUF3299 domain-containing protein, coding for MKKILYVGAMLLLGYFSPVHSETINGQQVNELDWDNLMPEYLALPQEGDVMFDAQQFAELTEDPMTDLATNAPLASAAVMPELDGQIIRIPGFVVPLVEDGLKITEFFLVPYFGACIHVPPPPANQMLHVTFPAGIEIDSIYDAVTIVGKLTIATVTNEMGTAGYKLEAISIEPYQL
- a CDS encoding ABC transporter ATP-binding protein is translated as MLTPIIELDQVHFSWDNKQPVLDIPSLKIYSGERIFLHGPSGSGKSSLLNLIGGINIPNQGSVCLLGQKINQQGSAWRDRFRSDHIGLIFQQFNLLPYLSVIENVLLPCRFSTQRRQRAISRYGTLNSAATQLLDQLGMAQSMWNRPVTTLSIGQQQRVAAARALIGSPELLIADEPTSALDTDSRNAFLQLLINECDHSETTLIFVSHDNSLQANFSRVISLAQLNQVEVV
- a CDS encoding ABC transporter permease, whose product is MKTLLMLALQSMRNRRLTAIMTILAIAVSVTLLVGVEKLRTGAKVSFSNTISGTDLIVGARSGSVQMLLYSVFRIGNATNNISWQSYQDIAANPKVAWTIPISLGDSHRGYRVLGTNSDYFKHYKYGRQRQLNFDQGRQFVGLHDVVLGAEVAKKLGYQLDQQLVIGHGIGNTSFSEHKDQPFKVVGILKPTGTPLDRTLHVSLAAIEAIHVDWQAGAYIAGSGGSVPIEDRQLQPKAITAMLVGLKSKMATFKLQRSINNYRGEALQAILPGVALQELWAMISIAEQMLLVISSFVVATGLFGMLTVLLTSLNERRREMAILRAVGARPWHIFLLLVLETGGLTLCGILLSMLMLYGGLGLSLPMIESQFGLFLELDWPSSYELKLLAVVWFSGTLCGLIPGYRAYRNSVSDGMTVRI